One part of the Planctomycetota bacterium genome encodes these proteins:
- a CDS encoding TrkA family potassium uptake protein, translated as MKRFVVIGLGRFGRRLAKELTDAGHEIIAIDTREALVERVRDEVALAVCLDATEPEALKSQGVDKVDAAIVAIGEDFEANALATATLKSLGVGRVISRASSDIQRRILDRIGADQVVFPEEEMAVRLASQLTNPQIIDHVELSEGHGLVQIRAPEAWQDRTLDEIDLRKKYEVNLVAIKRPVKKQTPEGEEIVEEQVLDLPMPHTKIREGDVLVLVGATESLSALPT; from the coding sequence ATGAAACGCTTTGTGGTAATCGGACTGGGGCGATTCGGCCGACGTCTGGCGAAGGAACTGACCGACGCCGGCCACGAGATCATTGCCATCGACACGCGCGAGGCGCTGGTGGAGCGCGTTCGCGACGAGGTGGCCTTGGCCGTCTGCCTCGACGCCACGGAACCCGAGGCCCTCAAGAGCCAGGGCGTGGATAAGGTGGACGCGGCCATCGTGGCGATCGGGGAGGATTTCGAGGCGAACGCTCTGGCGACGGCGACGCTGAAGAGCCTGGGCGTCGGCCGTGTCATCAGCCGAGCCTCCAGCGACATCCAGCGCCGGATCCTCGACCGCATCGGGGCCGATCAGGTCGTCTTTCCGGAAGAGGAAATGGCGGTTCGGCTGGCGAGCCAGTTGACGAACCCCCAGATCATCGATCACGTAGAGTTGTCGGAGGGGCACGGCCTGGTTCAGATCCGGGCGCCGGAGGCGTGGCAGGACCGGACGCTGGACGAGATCGATCTGCGGAAGAAATACGAAGTGAACCTCGTGGCGATCAAGCGGCCGGTCAAGAAACAGACGCCCGAAGGCGAAGAGATCGTCGAGGAGCAGGTCCTGGACCTGCCGATGCCGCACACCAAGATCCGCGAAGGGGACGTTCTGGTGCTGGTGGGAGCGACCGAAAGCCTGTCCGCCCTGCCGACCTGA
- a CDS encoding RpiB/LacA/LacB family sugar-phosphate isomerase, with amino-acid sequence NDANVLCLPADLLSEELIRRMVDVWLTTPFEGGRHARRIAKVMAAERYLASRDAPPPDEPEKKKTRKKKTC; translated from the coding sequence CAACGACGCCAACGTCCTCTGCCTCCCCGCCGACCTGCTGAGCGAGGAACTCATTCGCCGAATGGTTGACGTCTGGCTCACCACGCCGTTCGAGGGCGGCCGGCACGCCCGGCGCATCGCCAAGGTCATGGCCGCCGAGCGGTATTTGGCCTCGCGCGACGCGCCGCCGCCCGACGAACCGGAAAAAAAGAAAACCCGGAAAAAGAAAACCTGCTGA